From Oculatellaceae cyanobacterium, a single genomic window includes:
- a CDS encoding DUF29 domain-containing protein gives MKKSDILYEQDFVAWCEDTANKLKKRDLDHLDFENLIEEIESLGRSDRRELKNRLTVLFAHIQRANVCQ, from the coding sequence ATGAAAAAATCTGATATTCTTTACGAACAAGATTTTGTGGCATGGTGTGAAGATACTGCGAATAAACTTAAAAAGCGGGATCTCGATCATCTAGATTTCGAGAATTTGATTGAGGAAATAGAAAGTTTGGGAAGAAGCGATCGCCGTGAATTAAAAAATCGCTTGACTGTACTGTTTGCTCATATTCAAAGAGCGAATGTATGTCAATAG
- a CDS encoding aspartate carbamoyltransferase catalytic subunit, with protein sequence MTTSTWTRHHILSLADFVPEEYNTVLQTAASFREVLSRRVKKVPTLQGQVVANLFFESSTRTRSSFELAAKRLSADTINFAPSTSSLTKGETILDTAKTYLAMGADMMVIRHKEAGVPQAIAQEMDRLGVRVGILNAGDGQHEHPSQGLLDLFTICSVLNAANPNLELLADKKIAIVGDILHSRVARSNIWSLTASGAEVHLAAPPTLVPQLFANFGTNRLGKLFLHWEIEPALQDADFVMTLRLQKERMTQHLLPSLREYHQRYGITRDHLKLCKPGVRILHPGPANRGVEISSDLIDDPELSLIPQQVTNGVAVRMALLYLMGSGKA encoded by the coding sequence ATGACTACTAGCACCTGGACGCGCCACCACATTCTTTCCCTAGCTGATTTTGTCCCAGAGGAATACAATACAGTGTTGCAGACTGCGGCTAGTTTTCGGGAAGTACTATCGCGGCGGGTGAAGAAGGTGCCGACGTTGCAGGGACAGGTAGTTGCTAATTTGTTTTTTGAATCATCTACCCGCACTCGTAGTAGTTTTGAATTGGCTGCTAAACGCCTATCTGCTGACACGATTAATTTTGCGCCTAGTACATCTTCCTTAACTAAGGGAGAAACAATTTTGGATACGGCAAAAACCTATCTAGCGATGGGTGCAGATATGATGGTGATTCGCCATAAGGAAGCGGGTGTACCGCAGGCGATCGCACAGGAAATGGATCGACTAGGTGTGCGTGTAGGGATATTAAATGCTGGTGATGGTCAACATGAACATCCATCTCAAGGATTATTAGATTTATTTACTATCTGTTCTGTATTAAATGCTGCAAATCCTAATTTAGAACTGCTTGCAGATAAAAAAATTGCCATTGTTGGAGACATTTTACACTCGCGGGTTGCCCGATCTAATATTTGGAGTTTAACCGCAAGTGGGGCTGAGGTACATTTAGCTGCGCCACCAACTTTAGTACCACAATTATTTGCTAATTTTGGTACAAATCGACTTGGGAAGTTATTTTTACATTGGGAAATTGAACCTGCTTTGCAAGATGCTGATTTTGTGATGACGTTGCGGTTGCAAAAAGAACGCATGACGCAGCATTTGTTACCAAGTTTACGAGAGTATCATCAGCGATATGGAATTACGCGCGATCACCTGAAGTTATGCAAACCTGGTGTTAGGATTTTACACCCTGGTCCAGCTAACAGGGGAGTTGAAATTAGTTCTGATTTAATAGATGACCCGGAGTTAAGTTTAATTCCTCAGCAAGTAACAAATGGAGTTGCTGTGCGGATGGCGTTGCTTTATTTGATGGGAAGTGGTAAGGCTTGA
- a CDS encoding Uma2 family endonuclease — protein sequence MIAEPQYPQKMTAEEYLEWEAKQELRHEYVDGEILAMTGGSIPHNDIALNFYTALRPHLRQRGCRVNVSNVKVQASKNSRYFYPDLVVSCEPEDLKSRNFIQHPKVIIKVLSPSTASYDHNKKLKYYRQIPSLQEYVLVDSEEIAVEVYQRGEGKMWHYYAYTEGDAIALKSLKFECPIELLYEGVSFDKESELSLN from the coding sequence ATGATTGCCGAGCCTCAATACCCTCAAAAAATGACGGCTGAAGAATACCTAGAATGGGAAGCCAAGCAGGAACTTCGCCATGAATATGTTGACGGCGAGATTTTAGCGATGACAGGGGGTAGTATTCCTCATAATGATATTGCCCTTAACTTCTATACTGCACTAAGACCTCATTTGCGTCAGAGAGGCTGTCGAGTTAATGTATCAAATGTAAAAGTTCAGGCTAGTAAAAACAGTCGTTATTTCTATCCAGATTTAGTGGTTAGTTGTGAACCAGAAGATTTGAAATCTCGCAACTTTATTCAACATCCTAAAGTTATTATTAAAGTGCTTTCTCCTAGTACCGCTTCTTACGACCACAATAAAAAACTCAAATATTATCGCCAAATTCCCAGTTTACAAGAGTATGTTTTAGTAGATTCAGAAGAAATAGCTGTTGAGGTTTATCAGCGAGGGGAAGGTAAAATGTGGCATTACTATGCGTACACAGAAGGGGATGCGATCGCATTAAAAAGCCTTAAGTTTGAGTGTCCGATTGAACTCTTGTATGAAGGTGTTAGTTTTGATAAAGAATCCGAGTTGTCATTGAATTAA
- a CDS encoding DUF29 family protein, which translates to MYVNSPENFNGWELTIIEQRRQIQDLLEDSPSLKSYLAEILAKVYANALNDVRFEYKQTEFPQTWQFEVETNVLLSQKYW; encoded by the coding sequence ATGTATGTCAATAGTCCTGAAAATTTTAATGGGTGGGAACTAACGATAATCGAACAACGGCGGCAAATTCAAGATTTATTAGAAGATTCTCCCAGCCTCAAATCTTATCTGGCAGAAATATTAGCTAAAGTTTATGCTAATGCGCTGAATGATGTTCGATTTGAATATAAACAAACTGAATTTCCCCAGACATGGCAATTTGAGGTTGAAACTAATGTCCTTTTATCTCAAAAATATTGGTAG
- a CDS encoding HPP family protein: MKKILPKKRNTYTFLPKNSYRKVKLKWENYWFKIAGKWRSCPLTCPIDRPHHKHIFWSWLGSFIAIAVTAYLSAKTNSPLIMAPFGASSVLIFGVPDSPLAQPRNFVGGNLLAALVSLIILYIFGSEPWTMGLAVATVIGLMQFTGTLHPPSGAVALVVMMTKPSWEFLLTPTFEGSVLILLCAVVFNNLAEERSYPKHWL, from the coding sequence ATGAAAAAAATTTTACCCAAAAAACGGAATACTTACACTTTTTTACCCAAAAATAGTTACAGAAAAGTTAAGTTGAAATGGGAAAATTACTGGTTCAAAATCGCAGGAAAATGGCGTTCCTGCCCTCTAACCTGCCCTATAGATAGACCTCATCACAAACATATCTTTTGGAGTTGGTTAGGTAGTTTTATAGCAATTGCTGTTACAGCCTACCTATCTGCAAAAACAAACTCTCCTTTAATTATGGCTCCCTTTGGTGCTAGTAGCGTATTAATATTTGGTGTACCTGATAGCCCTTTAGCACAACCGCGTAATTTTGTTGGTGGCAATTTACTAGCAGCTTTAGTTAGCTTAATTATTTTATATATATTCGGTTCAGAACCTTGGACAATGGGATTAGCAGTAGCAACCGTAATTGGTTTGATGCAGTTTACAGGAACTTTGCATCCTCCTTCTGGTGCGGTTGCTTTAGTAGTTATGATGACTAAACCTTCTTGGGAGTTTTTATTAACTCCAACGTTTGAAGGTTCTGTGCTTATATTATTATGCGCCGTAGTTTTTAATAATTTGGCAGAAGAAAGATCTTATCCCAAACACTGGTTATAG